A genome region from Cucurbita pepo subsp. pepo cultivar mu-cu-16 chromosome LG02, ASM280686v2, whole genome shotgun sequence includes the following:
- the LOC111787549 gene encoding peregrin-like encodes MDSLHALPPLKRLIILQELERKQQEQDQSLHSCSLPAKKRKESRDSSIFIPDATLPHRTAISASPYCLPTKKRVWAFHPDFAPESLDLNVEYKPPPEEISISEAESEREEKEKKESSDIEIEHQEIEAIQEEEDDDEDEEDGILCAICQSTDGDPSDPIVFCDGCDLMVHASCYGNPLVKNVPEGDWFCTQCLASSSSKTEKKASETPFSCCLCPLKGGAMKPTNDGRWAHIVCGLFVPEVFFEDPDGREGIDCSKILKRRWKSQCYICKTSEGCAIDCSEAKCSLGFHVTCGLKEDLCIEYQEGRRSGAIVAGFCKTHTDLWKKQQLTGKFKIVARDESK; translated from the exons ATGGATTCCCTCCATGCCTTACCTCCTCTCAAAAGGCTCATAATCCTTCAAGAACTAGAACGAAAGCAGCAAGAACAGGATCAATCTCTCCATTCTTGTTCCCTCCCTGCGAAGAAGCGAAAGGAGTCTCGTGATTCATCAATCTTCATCCCTGACGCTACATTACCCCACCGAACCGCCATTTCCGCTTCTCCTTACTGCTTGCCGACGAAGAAAAGAGTCTGGGCGTTTCATCCTGATTTTGCCCCTGAATCTCTGGATCTCAATGTTGAATACAAGCCTCCTCCGGAAGAAATATCGATTTCAGAAGCAGAAtcagagagagaggaaaaagagaaaaaggaaagctcTGATATTGAAATTGAGCATCAAGAGATTGAAGCTatccaagaagaagaagatgatgatgaggatgAAGAGGACGGAATCCTCTGTGCGATTTGTCAAAGCACGGATGGAGACCCTTCTGATCCAATCGTGTTCTGCGATGGATGTGATTTGATGGTACATGCTTCGTGCTACGGCAATCCTCTGGTGAAGAATGTACCAGAAGGTGATTGGTTCTGTACCCAGTGCTTAGCTTCTTCGTCTTCCAAGACGGAGAAGAAAGCTTCTGAAACACCATTTTCATGCTGTCTTTGTCCTCTCAAAGGAGGGGCAATGAAGCCAACAAACGATGGCCGATGGGCTCATATTGTTTGTGGCCTCTTTGTTCCTGAAGTGTTCTTCGAAGACCCAGATGGCAGAGAAGGGATTGATTGCTCAAAGATTCTCAAAAGGAGATGGAAATCTCAATGCTATATCTGCAAAACCTCTGAAGGTTGTGCCATTGATTGCTCAGAGGCTAAATGCAGTTTGGGTTTTCACGTTACTTGTGGGTTGAAGGAGGATCTTTGCATTGAGTATCAAGAAGGAAGGAGATCTGGTGCTATTGTAGCTGGGTTCTGCAAAACCCATACTGATTTGTGGAAGAAG CAACAACTAACAGGAAAGTTCAAGATTGTGGCCAGAGATGAAAGTAAGTAA
- the LOC111787548 gene encoding putative pentatricopeptide repeat-containing protein At1g53330, which translates to MKTHKLISPFRLCSLLRLQKDPKLAFQLFLNPNPSSTKPPKPFRYSLLSYDLIITKLGRAKMFDEMEEILHQLKQETRFAPNEIIFCNVISFYGRARLLDRAFQVFDKIPSYGCKRTVKSANSLLDALLKCREFEKMAEVFVSIGNYGSPDACTFNILIHAACLCGDLDDAWEVFDEMPKRGVKPNVVTFGTLIYGLSLNSKLDEALRLKEDMVRVYGILPNASIYATLIKGFCGIGDLNLAFKLKEEMVTNKVKLDSAIYSTFISALFKHGRKEEVPEILAEMGENGCKPDTVTYNAMINGQCKENDLESAYKVLDEMVKKGCKPDVISFNTIMGRLCKEGKWDKAMDLLADMPRRGCSPDVVSYRTLFDGLCEMMQLQEATSILDEMIFKGYVPRSESINKLIDRLCQESNMELLWMVLNSLGRGNVMNVDIWARVVAFVCKVKASEASKLCDLLIS; encoded by the coding sequence ATGAAGACCCACAAATTGATTTCACCCTTTCGTCTGTGTTCCCTTCTTCGTCTCCAAAAGGATCCTAAACTCGCTTTTCAACTCTTCCTGAACCCTAATCCCAGCTCTACAAAACCCCCCAAACCCTTCCGTTACTCTTTACTTTCCTATGATCTTATCATCACCAAGCTCGGGCGTGCCAAAATGTTCgatgaaatggaagaaatccTCCATCAGCTCAAGCAAGAGACTCGGTTTGCTCCTAACGAGATTATCTTCTGTAATGTCATTTCGTTCTATGGTCGAGCCCGCCTCCTTGACCGTGCCTTTCAAGTGTTTGATAAAATTCCATCCTATGGTTGCAAGCGGACGGTGAAATCAGCGAATTCGTTGTTGGATGCGTTGTTGAAGTGCAGGGAGTTTGAGAAAATGGCGGAAGTTTTTGTGAGCATTGGTAACTATGGCTCCCCTGATGCTTGTACTTTTAACATTTTGATTCATGCTGCTTGTTTGTGTGGGGATTTGGATGATGCATGGgaggtgtttgatgaaatgccaAAGAGAGGTGTGAAGCCGAATGTGGTCACTTTTGGAACTTTGATTTATGGACTTTCTCTGAATTCTAAGTTGGATGAAGCATTAAGGTTGAAAGAGGATATGGTGAGAGTCTATGGGATTTTGCCGAATGCGTCGATATATGCTACATTGATCAAAGGGTTCTGTGGGATTGGAGATTTGAATTTGGCTTTCAAGCTAAAAGAGGAGATGGTGACTAACAAGGTAAAACTGGACTCGGCAATTTATTCTACTTTCATCAGTGCACTCTTCAAACATGGTAGGAAAGAAGAAGTTCCTGAGATTTTAGCAGAAATGGGAGAGAACGGGTGCAAACCCGACACGGTCACCTACAATGCCATGATCAATGGGCAATGTAAAGAGAACGATCTTGAATCTGCATATAAAGTTTTGGATGAGATGGTGAAGAAGGGGTGTAAGCCAGATGTGATCAGTTTCAATACAATCATGGGGAGATTATGCAAGGAGGGGAAATGGGATAAGGCTATGGACTTGCTTGCAGATATGCCAAGACGAGGTTGCTCTCCTGATGTGGTATCATACAGGACTCTTTTTGATGGGCTGTGTGAAATGATGCAGTTACAGGAAGCAACTTCGATACTGGACGAGATGATCTTCAAGGGCTACGTGCCTCGTTCCGAGAGCATAAACAAACTCATTGACAGGTTGTGCCAGGAATCCAACATGGAGCTGTTGTGGATGGTTTTAAACAGTCTAGGAAGAGGAAATGTCATGAACGTAGATATATGGGCAAGAGTTGTGGCATTTGTTTGCAAGGTGAAGGCATCAGAAGCCTCCAAGTTATGTGATTTATTGATTAGTTGA
- the LOC111787782 gene encoding probable sodium/metabolite cotransporter BASS1, chloroplastic: MLSLPLDTCVLPPHIQPPQRSLSSFSPPTSLLTSSTSNYRFSSASAPTFHCNASLQISNQRISVWNRNPLLCSKTKRIHVGLLVPPLRCGSSSDTNGVQSERSLMQWIELIGEALSTAFPVWVALGCLLGLLRPASYDWVQPRWTVLGLTVTMLGMGMTLTLDDLRGALAMPKELISGFLLQYSVMPISGYVVSKLLNLPSYYAAGLILVGCCPGGTASNIVTYIARGNVALSVLMTAMSTVAAVIMTPFLTAKLAGQFVAVDAAGLLRSTLQIVLLPVLAGAFLNQYFHGLVRFISPLMPPIAVGTVAVLCGNAIAQSSSAILTSGMQVLLAASLLHMSGFFFGYVLARMLGIDISSSRTISIEVGMQNSVLGVVLATQHFGNPLTAVPCAVSSVCHSIFGSVLAGIWRQSKD; this comes from the exons TCTTCCTCCCCATATTCAACCACCTCAACGTtccctttccagcttcagcccGCCCACTTCACTTCTCACTTCTTCTACTTCCAACTACCGTTTTTCCTCTGCTTCTGCGCCTACGTTTCACTGCAATGCTTCGCTACAGATTTCCAACCAACGTATTTCGGTTTGGAATCGGAATCCGCTTCTGTGCTCCAAAACGAAACGGATTCATGTTGGATTGCTGGTTCCTCCTCTTCGGTGTGGATCTTCATCGGACACCAATGGCGTCCAGAGCGAGCGGAGTTTGATGCAGTGGATAGAATTGATCGGTGAAGCTTTGTCCACTGCGTTTCCTGTTTGGGTGGCGTTGGGGTGTTTACTAGGGCTGCTCAGACCGGCTTCCTACGATTGGGTTCAACCGAGATGGACTGTTCTTGGTCTCACCGTCACAATGCTTGGTATGGGCATGACATTGACTCTCGATGATCTTCGTGGAGCTCTCGCTATGCCTAAGGAATTGATTTCTGGATTCTTGCTACAGTATTCG GTGATGCCAATATCAGGCTATGTTGTCAGCAAGCTGTTAAATCTGCCATCTTACTATGCAGCTGGTTTAATATTGGTTGGCTGCTGTCCTGGTG GAACAGCAAGCAATATCGTCACCTACATTGCACG GGGAAATGTTGCTCTTTCTGTGCTGATGACAGCGATGAGCACCGTGGCAGCCGTG ATCATGACCCCATTTCTCACTGCTAAACTTGCTGGTCAATTTGTTGCTGTGGATGCAGCTGGGTTATTAAGATCCACACTACAG ATTGTGCTTCTTCCTGTACTAGCTGGTGCATTTTTAAACCAGTATTTCCATGGCTTGGTTCGATTCATCTCTCCATTGATGCCCCCTATTGCTGTTGGTACAGTAGCTGTTTTATGTGGAAATGCAATTGCTCAAAGCTCTTCTGCTATTCTCACGTCTGGAATGCAAGTTCTGCTGGCTGCATCTCTTCTTCACATGTCGGGATTCTTCTTCGGTTACGTGCTCGCAAGAATGCTCGGTATCGACATTTCGTCTTCTCGGACAATCTCCATTGAAGTTGGAATGCAG AACTCAGTGCTAGGTGTTGTTCTTGCTACCCAGCACTTTGGAAACCCTCTGACGGCGGTGCCCTGTGCTGTTTCCAGTGTTTGTCACTCAATCTTTGGCAGCGTTCTTGCTGGGATCTGGAGACAAAGCAAAGATTAG